A genomic region of Streptomyces sp. NBC_00162 contains the following coding sequences:
- a CDS encoding NUDIX domain-containing protein, with protein MPTTLTPRTTPVPVEQNASEPVLRGPGYRPLTSVVLVALRPDGRTALVRHASGVDRGRLALVGGRLEAAEWLDTAVRREALQSLGIRVESQDIEFAGLLHHRCESGAGRLCAIFTAQRWAGEPRNAAPGLHSEVVWADPGGLPADCHPLAHAVLDQYVAGTLYSTAAFPSDLPGATRTGGPA; from the coding sequence TTGCCGACAACGCTCACCCCCCGCACAACCCCGGTCCCAGTCGAACAGAACGCCTCGGAACCTGTTCTCCGCGGACCTGGTTACCGGCCCCTCACCAGCGTCGTCCTGGTTGCGCTTCGCCCCGACGGCAGGACGGCTCTGGTGCGTCACGCCTCCGGCGTCGACCGGGGCCGGCTGGCCCTCGTCGGGGGGCGGCTGGAGGCAGCGGAATGGCTGGACACGGCGGTGCGCCGTGAGGCCCTCCAGAGCCTCGGCATCCGTGTGGAGTCGCAGGACATCGAGTTCGCGGGCCTGCTGCATCACCGATGCGAGTCGGGCGCGGGCCGGCTGTGCGCCATCTTCACCGCACAGCGCTGGGCGGGGGAGCCACGGAACGCCGCGCCCGGTCTGCACAGCGAGGTGGTGTGGGCGGATCCCGGCGGTCTGCCGGCCGACTGCCATCCCCTGGCCCATGCCGTCCTCGACCAGTACGTCGCGGGCACCCTCTACAGCACCGCCGCGTTCCCCTCGGACCTGCCGGGAGCAACGCGGACCGGAGGGCCTGCGTGA